In one Dermacentor albipictus isolate Rhodes 1998 colony chromosome 4, USDA_Dalb.pri_finalv2, whole genome shotgun sequence genomic region, the following are encoded:
- the LOC139059608 gene encoding uncharacterized protein, protein MPKNLNTLACNLDKKTRTTQDVHFSAPRQLPEVTRTQATSGTRLYHCSAAEIASTCGFATAVSQHVGDNAYEIIGPDDESPQGANDISVAEESPIPPEVTMTGGTAAIDTETAMSTAAATVYEASSSVSASAAVSEGSAPGLVEQHVCYQCDFFVVHTTHLLNIQKLFTTTVSQCSCAASARLS, encoded by the exons atgccaaaaaatctaaatacattggcatgcaatttggacaagaaaacta ggacaacccaggacgtgcatttctcagcaccccgtcaactgccagaagtgactcgaacacaggccacca gtggcactcggctgtaccactgcagtgctgcggaaattgccagcacctgcggctttgcaacagctgtttcacagcatgtcg gagacaatgcctacgaaattattggccctgatgacgagagccctcaaggggcaaacgacatctctgttgcagaagagagcccgataccacctgaagttaccatgacaggtggcacggcagcaatagatacagagacggccatgtctactgcagctgcaacagtgtacgaggcaagcagcagtgtgtcagcatcagcagcagtgtcagaaggaagcgcaccaggcctggtagagcaacatgtgtgttATCAATGTgacttttttgtagtgcatacaactcatttgctcaacatacaaaagcttttcaccacgactgtgagccagtgttcttgtgcagcaagtgcaagactaagttaa